The Deltaproteobacteria bacterium genomic interval GATCACCGCCCTCGGTGTCGGGGTCGGCTCAGGCCCCAACGGTAGGGGTGATTCACCCAAGGGTGAAAAAGAAGACAAAGAGGAGGCAACAACCGTAGATCGGCTCGCCAAACTTCGTTATCACAGTATCATCATCATGACCGATGCCGACGTGGATGGTTCCCACATCCGGACGCTTCTGCTTACTTTTTTCTACCGGCATATGCCGGAAATCGTTCAGGGGGGCCACCTTTATATTGCCCAACCCCCGCTCTACAAGGTCAAGAAGGGAAAGACGGAACGGTATCTCAAGGATGAAACGGCACTGGAAGATTACCTCATTGAAAATGGGGTTGATCACGTCCGGTTGGCAACCAAGGGTGATTCACCCAAGGGGAAAGAACTGGTGGGCCAGGAGATGGAGAAACTGGTCAAAAAACTGATCCGTTACCAGCGTCTCTTGGACTTGGCCAAAAAGGAAGGGGATCCGCGGATTATTGACGCCGTCGTGGCTGGTTCGGGTCTTGAGAGAGGTTCTCTTAAAAGTGGGAAGAGACTGGACACCGAATTGGACAACATCGCCGCCTACCTGAAAAAACGCTACCCCGACCTCAGTGATTTTGACCTGGAGGCCCAGGAAGATGCGGAGCATCAAACCCCCAGGATTGTTTACAAGACGGCGGTCAATAACGCCCCGAGGGAAACAATCATTGATGTTGGTTTTCTGACCTCGGCGGAATTTTCGGAGCTTCGTAAACTCGTTGCCGATTTTGCCACACTGAAGGCCCCTTTTGAATTGGTCTTTGATACCAAGAGGGAACTTTTTAAAAATCTGGAGCAGGTGAAGGAAAGGGTTTTGGCCAACGGGCGGGAGGGGCAGTATATCCAGCGTTACAAAGGGTTAGGGGAGATGAACCCAACACAGCTTTGGGAAACCACCATGGACCCGGAGCGCCGCACCCTCATGCAGGTAAAGGTCGATGATGCCATTGAGGCGGATCAGATTTTTACCGTCCTGATGGGGGACCAGGTAGAGCCTCGCCGGCAGTTCATCGAAGACAACGCCCTGAATGTCAAAAATCTCGATATTTAAAACTTCAAGGTCTTCAGGAAATTCTGAAAAGGCCGGTTGTAGATATCGAATTGGTCTGCCGGGAAGCTGGCGGTCAGGTTGACTGCTGTCATATCTTCGCGCAGGAGTGTGACCTGGATCTGTTTGACGAGCTGGGGGGCCTGCGGCTTGGCTGGCGGGGGAGTCCCTGGCGGTCCCATCATCGCCTTCATGGCGGCAACGTCCCAGACGCAAACCATCTGCATCGCGGGGATCCCGCTGACGGCGATCTGGTTTTCCTGCAAAATCTTGAAATCCTTGATCCCCCGGCGGCTGATCGCCTCCTTGATTTTCTGAAAATAGGTCTGGAGTGTCATCGGCTGGGGGAGTTTCTCCCGGGTGAGGATGATGTTCGGTTTCACCTTCGGGTCCGGGGAGGGGAGGGTCAGGGTCACCATCCCCTGGATCTGCCAATTTTCAGGTATCACCACTTCCAGTCCGGCAAGGTCAATCTTTGGCATAAGCTTTTTTACCCTAACATCACGAACACTGTTTGTAAACGACGAGATTAGTTGATCTTAGAAGGATCCAGGACAACCCCGACCAGAAGCCCGACAAAACCACCCGAATTGTCCAGACGGTGGGTGGTGGTGTAACAGGTACGGCCCCCGTGGTAGCCGTAGTCGGTAACATCACACACCCCATAATAGGCGGTCACCTCCGGCCCATTCCGGCCGACAAAGAGCCCCCCCGCCTCGAAGGCAATCACCGGGTGGACAAAGGAATCGGTCGGGATTTCCACCCCCAGCCGGAGCTTTCCGGTCCCGCCAACCTTTTCCCCCTCTTTGGGTCCCCCGCCGATGACGAAGGCCGGCCCCCCCATGAGGGCGACAAAAAACGCCTGAAGGTTAAACTGAAGACCGGCCTCGGCCGTTTCATAGGCCCGCCAGTCTTCCATCTTGTGAAAGGCGGTGTCTCCCTCGACGAGGAGGGAATAGTTCCACTTCCGCCCGCCGCCGACAAGGAATCTCAGGTTCAAGTCCGCCGCAAAACGAGGGCCGGAGTTTTCACGAACAACGGTGGCATCGACAAATTGGGCTGTCGGATGGCGGGGATGGACAGTAGCGAAGTCGACGGAATCGAGGGTGGCCCCGTTTCTATTACCAGCAATCGGGCTGATGGCGAGTCCTATCCTTAAGCGATCCCAGAAATCGGCCATGATGCCCTCTCTATCGGATAGGGTGAAAGGGAGTTGCTATGAATTTATCAGGTTTAAGGATTACCGAAAAATTCAGCCTGGATGAAATCGTATTGTTTTTGAAGAGTTGGGTTTGATTTGGCCTTTGCCTCAAAGCTGGCTCGATCAGTAACGTACATCATATAAATCTCGACCAAGGCATGTTCCGGGCCGCGCTTGAGGTCCCCGGCGCTGGCGGTGACAAAGGAGGAATCCGCTACCTGCCAGTTTCGCTCCTCGACAACCCATTGGTTGAGAGCGGCGAAGTGTCCCCTCTCATCACTTTTGTCATACCCGGCGAGCGCCAGATTTTTCCCATGCTCCCCCTGCATATGGCGGAGGACACGGTTTTTCTTAACAACCTCGGCCCCAATACCGATTGGCATTGTCCACCCGTTGATCGCCGACCATCGGGCCATGAGGGTCCCTTCCATCAACCGGTTTTCCTCCTCGGTCGCCTCCAAAAATTTAAGTCCCGGGGACGGTTTGCGGTCTCTCAGTCGTTCAAACTCGGGGTGTGTCCTGGCATGAACGACGATATGACCGATCTCATGGGGGAGGATTCCTGGAAACGTTCCACGATGTTAGTGGTCGGGAAATCAGGGAAGTGCTCTGCGTAAAAGGTGTCATTGGTGATATCATCATAGATCTCAATTTCTCCACTCTCAGCATTGGTAGAGGCAAACCCACATTTGCCCGAAGGGCATTTTTCCCTCCGGACCAGTTTTTTGACGAGGTGCGCCTGTTCGGGCGGGAGGGATTGCAGGATCTCGATGGCGCTCCAGAGAAGTTCCGGTTCAAACGGGCGATCCCTTTCTTCGGCGACACTGATGCCGAACCGTTTTTTCAGCAGGCCGACCGCCTGTTCCTTGTCAAAACGATACCCCAACCAAAGGTGTTGTCGGGCCGATAATCTGTCAATCTTGCGACCGTTGACCAAGAGATCGTAATCCCCCTCCGAAATTGCTGTCGGTTTCAGCCAGCCCTCCTTTTCGATCGGGATAGAGACCCTTCCAACCTCCACCTTTCCTTCGAACGGATTCCCTGAGGCGTCGAGAAATTGTCCCCAAACCTGATACTGTGCCGGCCCGTCGGAGAAAAACTCCCTCTCCACAAACTCCAGTTGTTGTTGAACGACACCCCCTTCTTTTTTTCTCTCCTCAAAGGCTTTTGGATCCCGGAATCGGAGTGAGATCGCCTCGGCAAGACTCTCGGCCGGGTGGCCTTTGCAGGAGTATTCATCCGTGCAGAAACCATGCTTTTTCTGCGACCAGACACGGGCCATTCTCAGATTGCTGTCGGTAATCTCCCTGAATTCTTTGGAGACAGTCTCCAGGAGCGGGGCAGAGACAAAGGCCCGGTTCATCAGCCGAAGGATCGTCAACTGGTCGTGCCCTGGACCAGTAATATCCGGGGCAGGATTTTCCCGGGTAGAAAGGCGTGTCTCCCACCCGGCCATCTCCCCCCATTGCCCCAGGGGGGAGGAGGCGAGGAGGGCCCTTTCCGGTCCGCCGCCCCGCAAGAGAGGGCCATAGAGATCCTGATAGGCCAGAAGGCGCCGGTAGGTCAGAAGGTGCCCCACTTCGTGCCACAGATAGTCTTTAAATCGTTCGATCATCGGGTGTTCCTTGGCTTCAGCACGAATCTTGGGGCGGTTTACCGTATAGAGCTTGTCGTAGATCTCGATCCGGGTCTCCCCGTTCTCGCCGATAAAGTTGGCAAAGGTGTGGGCGACAAAACCGTTTTCCTGACGAACCGGTCTTGGCCTCCGGACCAGCTGTTTCAAGAGTTTTCTATCGGCCTCTTTCAGTCGGGCGATAATTTTATGGGCGGCTTGGAGTTCCTCGTTGGAAAATTGTCTTTTCCCGACTTCGATAATCTGGATCCCCATTTTACCAAACGGAGCCCGATAATCCCTGGGAGGCTCAGGGAGGACTGGTGGTGGCGGAGAGGGTCCCGCGGGAGGAGTTGGGGGGGCTTCGGGAGGGGGAACGACCGTGCCCGGGAGTGGTTCGATCTCGGGCAAGATATCGGGGATGGAGGCGAGGAGCGATGGAGCGACGGCACGGCGGGCGGCCTCTCCCTTTTCAAGGGAGTTTCGAATCCACAAATCAAGGTGATATTTTCCCCCGGAACTCCTCATGGTATCCAGGAGGAAGACCATCCCGCGGAGACGGCTCCCCTTGTTGTAGACGTTCAAGGCCCCGGCCAGTCCCTGCAGATCCTCCCTACTGAAATTGTTATCATCCACTGTTTTCGCAAGGAGGAGCCGGTAGACCTCTTCCGCCCCCTCCTGCCGCTTCTGGATCGTGGTGACCGACCCTTCGGGATCAACCTTTTTCTCCTGGAGGAGTCTTAGGATGGCCGGGGCGATCGTCCAGGATAGGTCTTTAGCAGCCTCTTTAAGAAACTGGCTCAAGGCCTCTTGACCGCCGCTCTCCCACTGGTCAAGGATCTCCGGGGCGACCTGGTTCCATTCATGGATAGTCAGGAGCTGGTCATCGGTCACGGTCGCCTGCAATTTTTCTCGAATCGTCGGCATAAAAATCCATAGGTATTATCGGTAGTTTTCGGCTACTGTTTCGTTATTTTCTTCTGCGGCTCCTCACCTCTTGCCAAACCGGCTTAAATAGGTTCTCTTACCCACCGGCGGTTATGGCTAACCCACCTGAAATATTTAGGATTTCTGCCTCCGAGGCCGATCAAAGACTGGACCGGTACCTTGTCCAGAAACTCTCCCTTTCCAGAAAAAGGGTCAAGGCGCTCCTGGACCGTGGGAAGATTTTTATCAACGGTCACAAGGTGGTGATCGCCTCCTGGGAGGTCAATCAGGGTGATAAACTTCAGGTTTTTTCAGAAAGGTCCGAGGAAGATCCTTCCCAGACCAAGCCCCAATTTTTGAAGGTCGCTTATGAGGACTCGGACCTTCTCATTGTGGAAAAAGATGCCGGGATCCCTTGTGAAAAATCGCCGGTTGCCTGGCGCCCCTCCATGGTGGCGATGGTCAATCAGTATTTAAAAAAGACCCACCCCCATCTTCCGGCCCACTATGTCGGACTGGTTCATCGTCTGGATACCGACACCTCCGGACTTCTTATTTATACCAAGACCAAAGAGGCGAACAAGATTACGGAGCAGTTTAAAAAACGAACGGTGGTGAGAAAATATTTGGCCCTTGTGGAGGGGAGGGTAGAGGGGGAGAAAAAAGTTTTGGAGGGGTACCTCGCTCAGGCCAATCTTCCCGGTGGTAAAAAGATAAAACTGGTTCCGAAGGGAAAGGGGAAGAGGGCGGTCACCACCTATACCGTTTTAGAGCGTTACGGGAAGGCAACACTTTTGGAGATTTCGATCAAGACCGGTCGGACCCATCAGATTCGTGTCCAGTTGGCAGCAATCCGGCATCCGATCCTGGGGGACCGGATCTACGGATCGACCGCTTCTCGTGATGGGTCGTCTTTCAAGCGTCAGGCGCTCCATGCCAACACCCTCTGTTTCCGTCATCCGGTGACCGGCAAAAAAATAGAGTTAATTTCTGAACCTCCCCGTGATTTTCGACGGCTTATCGATCGCCTGCGCGAAGGGTGGTCCACCCAAGGGCGATTCGCCCAGGGGTGATTCACCCAAGGGTGAGCCACACAATGGTGTGTCACCCAGGGGCGCTAGCTGATAATTTTTAGGGGTGTCTCTTTCTCGACCCTTTTGATCGCCTCCATCTCAACAATATAACCCCTTTTAAGACGATCGAATGGCGTATTCATTGGAGAACGATCGCGATCAAGTCTTTCGGTGTGGAGGAGCTGACCGGATTTTGCCGACTCCTCCCCGCACAAGACAACCTCCGATTTGCCGTTGGATCTCATCAGCGAAGAAACAACACGCCAACTTGGGACGGGTCCTGTCTCGGGTTCCGCCCAGCCGTGCTCACCCGTTCCGCTCGGCCGGGCGCCCGACCCTCGCCACCCGTCCCTGTCTGATCCTGCTAGAATCAAATACGAGCATTTTAAATAATCCTTTCGAATGCCAATCCTCTGGTCAAACTCCTCGATCATCTCTGTCGGTTCCCATTCAATGTAGGTATGGCACCAATCGCGCCGATTTTCTTTGAGCATCGGGCAGAGCCGCTGGTGTGTGCAGGGGGCAATGGTTATCGGGATATTTTGAGGGTTCTCACTACTGAGGAGGGCATCGTGGAGTTCCATCAATTCGAGTGTTGTCTTTCGGAGGGCCGGTTCTACAATAAGAATCTTTCCTTGGGGGGTGAGGTGATGATTGAGGAGCCGGATCAGCATGTTCCGGCGTTTCTCCGGATGGAATATCTCATTCAAGGTATTGACCATCAAGATCAAGTCATACCGGTCGTGGTGCAGAAAAGCGGGCAGGGGTTCTCTTTCGAGATCGGTTTTGACACTACGGAACTTGGAGGGGAGGGGAAAATGGGGTGAAAGTTTTTGGTGAAGGAGCCGTGCCTCTTCCAAAATGGCGCTATTCTGATCGACCGCGGTATAGTGAATGGAGGCTTTTGTAAAAAACAGAAGACTCCCTAGAAGCCCGGTGCCCGGCCCGCTCCCAAGGTCCAAAATTTTGATCGGTTCTTTTGTGTCTGGCCAACTGTCGGCTGGGGCCTGACGAAGGAGCGGCGGGATCTTGAGGGCGTTCACCAAAAGAAAATAGGCGATGTAGCCGGAACGCAGTTCTTTCTGATTAAAATAGTTTTTGGTGAGCGATCCCCTGTCGCTGGTGAACGACAGGCTGAGCTCAGCGACCCCTTTTTCAAAAAAACCGTAAGGAAAAGAGGGAGGCCTCTTCCCCTTGGCCGGGAAGTAGTAGCGTTCGATCAGAAAATCTTGAATGATTTTGTCGAGAGAGACCATTTTTAGAAAGAGTTTATTTTTGACATTATCGGCCCTCACCAATAGCTATAGCACACTTTATGTTATTTCGGGTTCTTTGTTCGATCGGCACCGTTTTTCTCCTCATAGCCCTCTACAGCTATTTCATAAATGGTATCTTGGGGAACGGTGTGATTGCACTGATCGCCTTCTGGCAGACTAGAGGAAAAATCGCTCTGCTAACGTGATTCAATAAATGTGTGCCTGACCGAACAATTTAAAAATGAGTGTGCTAAGTCGCCTTCAGCAGATGCCGATTGTTTTGCTTCGACGTTCAAGTAGGACAACATCTCGCCAACATCCGTCCATCTTACCTATTTTTTCTCGGATTCCTATTTCTCGAAAGCCGCAAGCTTTGTGCAAGGCCAGACTTGTTTTATTCTCTGGAAAAATTCCTGCCTGAATTGTCCAAATACCTTCTATTTCAGATGCTCCAATCAGAGCATTCAGCAAAAGATGGCCGATGCCTTTGCCTCGTACTACAGTTGCAACGTAAACACTCACTTCACAAACACCGGCATAAACGCACCTTTCCGAAACAGGGCTGAGTGCCGCCCACCCCGTAATTTGCCCCTCTTTTTCAGCAACCAACCGACATTTTTTCAAATGACCCTTATCCCATATTTCCCATGTGGATACTTCCTGTTCAAATGTGGCGTGACAGGTTTTTATACCTTCAAGATAAATCTCTGCCACTATAGGCCAATCAGATTGGCCCAGTGGACGAATGTTGATTTGACTTGCATTCATTGATTCCTCAAACTTTGCACTAATTTCGTCAACATTTGACAAATCGCTTGAAGATCGTCTCGTAACTCAGTCTTCTGGTTCCCAACTATCAAGCCCAGTTCGAATCCCAGTTCAATGAGCGGGACACATTCAAAAGCAGATCCTCGGGCAATGTAGTAAAAATTTGCTTTGTCTTTTGCATGCCAACGACCAGAACCCTCGGCAAGGTTGAGAGTGATGCTTGTGGCAGCTCTATTGAGCTGATCGCACCAACTGTACTGGTTTTTGATCTCTTTGGTAATTGTCAGAATCTTTTTGGAGAAACTGAAAGCTCTTTTATAAACATCCAAGCCTTCAAACGCAAACTGATCATTCATAAGTTTTTTCCGAAAAACGAATTACGAAGAACGTGAACGAAATTTGGCGTAGTTCGTTGACGTTTTTCGTTCTTCGTGGAAAATTTGTCTGCGCCAAATTTTCTGTGCCCGGGACAGGACTCGAACCTGCATGGTATTGCTACCGTCAGCCCCTCAAGCTGGTGCGTCTACCAATTCCGCCACCCGGGCAATCTACAGTACGGAGCCTTATAAAAGAATGTGTGGTCCGGTGCAAGAGAGAACTATTTCGAAGGCTGGGTTTCCGGGGGTGGGACGTTATCATCCAGCACCGATTTGGAGGTGGTTGGTTTCGCCATCTGGGCCAAGAGAATCGAAGTGACCAGAAAGACAATCGCGGAGACCGTCGTGATTTTGGAAAGTAATGTTGCCGCCCCGCGTGGCCCGAACATCGCCTGCGAACCACCGGCGCCGAAGGTGGCCCCCATATCGGCCCCCTTGCCAGCTTGTAAAAGAACAACGGTGATAAGAAGGATGCAAACGATAAAATGAATGACAGTGATTAAGGTTTCCATGGTAGACTACCTCTGACAGATTTTTATAAATTGGTCAACAACGAGACTCGCCCCACCCACCAGCAGTCCTTCGACGTTTTTCACCCTCAAAAGTTCTTTTGCATTGTCCGGTTTGACACTACCGCCATAGATAATTCTTACCTGATCCGCTGTTGGGGCATCGTAAATCTTGGCGAGGGTATTGCGGATAAAACTGTGGACCTCTCCCACCTGTTCCACCGTGGCGTTGTTCCCGGTTCCGATCGCCCAGACCGGTTCAT includes:
- a CDS encoding DcrB-related protein, with the protein product MPKIDLAGLEVVIPENWQIQGMVTLTLPSPDPKVKPNIILTREKLPQPMTLQTYFQKIKEAISRRGIKDFKILQENQIAVSGIPAMQMVCVWDVAAMKAMMGPPGTPPPAKPQAPQLVKQIQVTLLREDMTAVNLTASFPADQFDIYNRPFQNFLKTLKF
- a CDS encoding RluA family pseudouridine synthase gives rise to the protein MANPPEIFRISASEADQRLDRYLVQKLSLSRKRVKALLDRGKIFINGHKVVIASWEVNQGDKLQVFSERSEEDPSQTKPQFLKVAYEDSDLLIVEKDAGIPCEKSPVAWRPSMVAMVNQYLKKTHPHLPAHYVGLVHRLDTDTSGLLIYTKTKEANKITEQFKKRTVVRKYLALVEGRVEGEKKVLEGYLAQANLPGGKKIKLVPKGKGKRAVTTYTVLERYGKATLLEISIKTGRTHQIRVQLAAIRHPILGDRIYGSTASRDGSSFKRQALHANTLCFRHPVTGKKIELISEPPRDFRRLIDRLREGWSTQGRFAQG
- a CDS encoding methyltransferase domain-containing protein; protein product: MRADNVKNKLFLKMVSLDKIIQDFLIERYYFPAKGKRPPSFPYGFFEKGVAELSLSFTSDRGSLTKNYFNQKELRSGYIAYFLLVNALKIPPLLRQAPADSWPDTKEPIKILDLGSGPGTGLLGSLLFFTKASIHYTAVDQNSAILEEARLLHQKLSPHFPLPSKFRSVKTDLEREPLPAFLHHDRYDLILMVNTLNEIFHPEKRRNMLIRLLNHHLTPQGKILIVEPALRKTTLELMELHDALLSSENPQNIPITIAPCTHQRLCPMLKENRRDWCHTYIEWEPTEMIEEFDQRIGIRKDYLKCSYLILAGSDRDGWRGSGARPSGTGEHGWAEPETGPVPSWRVVSSLMRSNGKSEVVLCGEESAKSGQLLHTERLDRDRSPMNTPFDRLKRGYIVEMEAIKRVEKETPLKIIS
- a CDS encoding N-acetyltransferase, which gives rise to MNASQINIRPLGQSDWPIVAEIYLEGIKTCHATFEQEVSTWEIWDKGHLKKCRLVAEKEGQITGWAALSPVSERCVYAGVCEVSVYVATVVRGKGIGHLLLNALIGASEIEGIWTIQAGIFPENKTSLALHKACGFREIGIREKIGKMDGCWRDVVLLERRSKTIGIC
- a CDS encoding four helix bundle protein, whose product is MNDQFAFEGLDVYKRAFSFSKKILTITKEIKNQYSWCDQLNRAATSITLNLAEGSGRWHAKDKANFYYIARGSAFECVPLIELGFELGLIVGNQKTELRDDLQAICQMLTKLVQSLRNQ
- the secG gene encoding preprotein translocase subunit SecG, producing the protein METLITVIHFIVCILLITVVLLQAGKGADMGATFGAGGSQAMFGPRGAATLLSKITTVSAIVFLVTSILLAQMAKPTTSKSVLDDNVPPPETQPSK